Sequence from the Mycobacterium florentinum genome:
GCCGCCGAGCAGGTTGCCCGAGCCCGCGGCCTCCGGGGCCGCACTGATCGCGCTGACGGGCACCGCCGCGGCGTGGCTGACCGCCGGTGCGGCTCCCGACCACACCGCCGGGACCGACAACCGGCCGACCGAGGCCGCGTTGCCCAGACCGGCCGCCACCGCCGGCGCCGCGTGGGCACCGCCGCCGAGCATGCCGCCCAGACCGGCCAAGCCCTTGGGTGCCGCGGCCGCCGCGCTGGCCGCCGCACCACCGATGGCCCCGGTACTTTTGGCGATCTGCACACCGCTGTTACCCATACCAACGGAGAAGTACGGCAGACCCTCGGTGTTATAGGCGAAACCGGCGAACGGGCTCAGACCATTGATGAACGTCGCGAAGCTGCTGGGCAAGATCGTCTGCCCGGTCAACAGGAACCACGCCTCGGTGAACGGGTCCGTGGTCGAGGTGGTGGCCGCGGCAGCCGCGGGCGTCGCCGCTGCCTGCAGCGTGCTCGGTGTCTGCTGGATGGCATCCGCGGTCGTCTTCGCCGCGTTGCCCGCCCCGGTGGCCGACGCCGCCGACGTCGCCGCGCCCTGCTTGGCCTGGGCGTCCGCCGTGGTTACCTCGGGGGCATTCTGGAACGGGGTCACCTTGGTCGCGCTCGAGGACTGCGCCGCGTAGTTGTACATCGTGCTGGCGTCCTGGGCCCAGAACTGACCGTATTGGGCTTCGAGTTGCGCGATCACGCCGGTGTTTTGGCCCAGCACGTTGGTCTGCATCGCCTGGGCCAGCAGGGCACGGTTCTGCGCGATCACCGGCGGCGGCACCACCGACGCGAACGCGGCCTCGAACGCCGCCGACGCCGAGCTCAGCTGCTGGGCAGCCTGTTCGGCCTGCGACGCGGTGGTCTTCACCCAGGTCACATACGGAGTCAGAGCCTGGACCGCCGCGGCCGAGGCCGGCCCCAGCCACTCCTCGCTGGACAGCTGCGAGATCACGCTCTCATAGCCCAATGCGGCCGAATTCAGCTCGGCGGCAAGCGAATTCCACGCCGAGGCGGCCGTGATCAGCGACGTCGAGCCGGCGCCCGAATAAAGGCGCGCAGAGTTGACCTCCGGTGGCAACGCCCCAAAATCAATCGACATAACTGTGCCTCCTGAATGCTGGCCGGATTGCGTGCTGCCTTGAATTGCTCGCGGTGAGGTCTATGAGTTTGGCATGAGTTTCGGCTTGGCTCGACGCTAGTTGGCCGGTCCCGACGGCCGCTGCCGGCGTGCGATTCACAGTCGCGCCCGCGCGCACCCGCGACCGCGGCGCCGAGGGTGCACCGGCTTCGACCGAGCGCGGTGTGGCGAAAGCTCCGCCACACGGTTGACGTGCGACAACAATCGCCGGCCGGAGTGCGGTCACCGGGCGACCCCCACCGGCGAGGCGGCCGCCCAGGCCGCCAGGCCGGCGCGGCGAACATCGCCCCGGGAATAAAATCCGGTCGCGGCTAAACGCCTGCCCGCGGATGCGGATGCCGGCTTTGCCCTGTGCGCCAGACGGTTTGCGTATTGATGGGGATACGCAGCCTTCAGCGCGAAAGGCCGTGCGGGATTACGCATCAGTTATCCGGCCGAGGGTGGTCGGACAAGCACGTTGCGCTTGAAGCCGTATTTGTGGGTGAAGCCGGCGGCCGCGCGCCGGCCGCCTCCCGTCATGGGCATGCCCTGCAGGATGCCGTTGTTGGCGGGCCCGGCGGCGCTGGTGGCGTAGTTGACCATGGTGGCCTGAACGGCTTGTTCCTCGACCGCCGCGGGTGCGACACCACCCCACGTGGAGGGCACCGACAGGCCGCCGATCTTGGCCGAGGAGGCCAAGTGCGCGGTCGCCGCGACGCCGCCCGGGTGCCCGCCGCCCAGGGCCGCCAAACCGGCGAACTGCGGCGTCGGATACCACGCACCGCTCGCACCGGCCGTGGTACCGATACCGAACGTCGTCTGCTGCTGAATCGAATAACCGAAAGCTCCCAGTCCCGTGCCGAAGTAGGGAAAGCCGGTGAGCTGCTTGAAGATGACCTGCGGGACGCTGGAACTCCATCCCATCGGGTTGTCCGGAGTGGGAATGGTGAACCAATTGGCCCACCATGGCGGATCGGACGCCGTGGCCGATGGATCGGCGGACGCTGTTACGTTGGTCGAAAGTTGTTGCAGTGCTTGCGGAACCGCGTTGGTAGAAGCCGATTGCGTGGTCGCATTCGCCGCGGTCTGACCGGACTGGCCCGCAGGCTCGGAGGCGGCTTTGCTCACCGCGAGGGCCTGGTCGGCCGTTTTGTCGGGCTCGGTGGTCTGCGGCGACGACGAGAACGGGGTCAGATCCGTGGCGACCGCCGATGCCGCGGCGTAGCCGTACATCGCGGCGGCGTCTTGGGCCCACATCTCCAGGTACTGAGTCTCGGTGACCGCGATCGCCGGCGTGTTCTGCCCGAAAAAGTTGGTCGCGACCAGATTCGCCAACAAAACCCGGTTAGCCGCGATCACCGGCGGGGGCACGGTCGCCATGAACGCCGCCTCGAAAGCCGCCGCGGCAGCGCGAGCCTGCGTAGCGGTCTCCTCGGCCTGAGCGCCCGCGGCACCGAGCCAGGTTACGAAGGGTGACACCGCGGACACCATCGACGCCGACGCCGGTCCGATCCATGGCCCGCTCGTCAGCTCCGAAATCACCGAGTTGTAGCCGGTGGCCGCGGTGGCCAGCTCAGCCGCCAGCCCATCCCAGCCCGCGGCGGCGGCCATCAGCGGCCCCGACCCCGGACCCGTGTAGATCAGGGCCGAAGTGATCTCTGGCGGTACGGCACCGTAGTCCATGGTCTACGAAGCGCCCGGTTCGAACGGCATGTGTTCCTCGCAAGTGGAATTTCTCGACGACCTTCACCGAAATTGCTCGTTGCGAGGCTAAGGCGCGGGGCTCTCC
This genomic interval carries:
- a CDS encoding PPE family protein translates to MSIDFGALPPEVNSARLYSGAGSTSLITAASAWNSLAAELNSAALGYESVISQLSSEEWLGPASAAAVQALTPYVTWVKTTASQAEQAAQQLSSASAAFEAAFASVVPPPVIAQNRALLAQAMQTNVLGQNTGVIAQLEAQYGQFWAQDASTMYNYAAQSSSATKVTPFQNAPEVTTADAQAKQGAATSAASATGAGNAAKTTADAIQQTPSTLQAAATPAAAAATTSTTDPFTEAWFLLTGQTILPSSFATFINGLSPFAGFAYNTEGLPYFSVGMGNSGVQIAKSTGAIGGAAASAAAAAPKGLAGLGGMLGGGAHAAPAVAAGLGNAASVGRLSVPAVWSGAAPAVSHAAAVPVSAISAAPEAAGSGNLLGGMPLAGMGGSHGVGASGPRYGFRPTVMARPPFAG
- a CDS encoding PPE family protein — translated: MDYGAVPPEITSALIYTGPGSGPLMAAAAGWDGLAAELATAATGYNSVISELTSGPWIGPASASMVSAVSPFVTWLGAAGAQAEETATQARAAAAAFEAAFMATVPPPVIAANRVLLANLVATNFFGQNTPAIAVTETQYLEMWAQDAAAMYGYAAASAVATDLTPFSSSPQTTEPDKTADQALAVSKAASEPAGQSGQTAANATTQSASTNAVPQALQQLSTNVTASADPSATASDPPWWANWFTIPTPDNPMGWSSSVPQVIFKQLTGFPYFGTGLGAFGYSIQQQTTFGIGTTAGASGAWYPTPQFAGLAALGGGHPGGVAATAHLASSAKIGGLSVPSTWGGVAPAAVEEQAVQATMVNYATSAAGPANNGILQGMPMTGGGRRAAAGFTHKYGFKRNVLVRPPSAG